Proteins from one Ananas comosus cultivar F153 linkage group 5, ASM154086v1, whole genome shotgun sequence genomic window:
- the LOC109710322 gene encoding probable carboxylesterase 2 → MASEASDEVALDSAPFFRLYKSGRVERLLGTSVVPPGLDPATSVLSKDVPLHPDSPIPSARLYLPRNLDDDAAVSETKPKLLPVLVYIHGGGFVVESAASPTYHAYLNALASRAQILVVSVEYRRAPEHPLPAAYDDAWAALRWAAARADPWLAERGDLSRVFLGGDSAGANIAHNVATRVAAEGLGVRIEGLILIHPWFWGEEEEEEEIGAEEAERRRRTTKGFWDLVSPGTEVAKDPRLNPMAKGEEERLRTLPCERLMVAVAEKDVLRERGREYCEGLKRSGFERRVELLESEGEEHVFHLRNPKCDKANEMMDRVVAFLNSHHYNDTLGLCS, encoded by the coding sequence ATGGCCTCCGAAGCATCCGACGAGGTCGCCCTCGACTCCGCCCCCTTCTTCCGCCTCTACAAGAGCGGCCGCGTCGAGCGCCTCCTCGGCACCTCCGTCGTCCCCCCCGGCCTCGACCCCGCCACCTCCGTCCTCTCCAAGGACGTCCCCCTCCACCCCGACTCCCCCATCCCCTCCGCCCGCCTCTACCTCCCCCGAAACCTAGACGACGACGCGGCGGTATCCGAGACGAAGCCGAAGCTCCTCCCCGTCCTCGTCTACATCCACGGCGGCGGCTTCGTCGTCGAGAGCGCCGCGTCCCCGACCTACCACGCCTACCTCAACGCCCTCGCCTCGAGGGCTCAAATCCTCGTCGTCTCCGTCGAGTACCGCCGCGCCCCGGAGCACCCGCTCCCCGCGGCCTACGACGACGCGTGGGCCGCGCTGCGCTGGGCCGCGGCGCGCGCCGACCCGTGGCTCGCCGAGCGCGGCGACCTCTCGCGCGTCTTCCTCGGCGGGGACAGCGCCGGGGCGAACATCGCCCACAACGTCGCCACGAGGGTCGCCGCCGAGGGTTTAGGGGTCAGGATCGAGGGCTTGATCCTGATCCACCCGTGGTTctggggggaggaggaggaggaggaggagatcggggcggaggaggcggagaggaggaggaggacgacgaaggGGTTTTGGGATTTGGTGAGCCCTGGGACGGAGGTGGCGAAGGATCCGAGGTTGAATCCCATGGcgaagggggaggaggagaggttgAGGACGCTCCCGTGCGAGAGGTTGatggtggcggtggcggagaaggacgtgttgagggagagagggagggagtaTTGCGAGGGCCTGAAGCGGAGCGGGTTTGAGAGGAGAGTGGAGCTGTTGGAGTCGGAGGGGGAGGAGCATGTTTTCCACCTCCGAAACCCGAAATGCGACAAGGCCAACGAGATGATGGATCGCGTGGTCGCCTTCTTAAATTCTCATCATTATAATGACACGCTTGGTTTGTGTTCTTAA